Genomic window (bacterium):
CGGCGAGGTCTGACGGGTCCCGGTCATTCGTAGTCGAGGCGGCTGGGATCGTCGGCCGGCCGCTGCCGCGAGGACGTCCAGAGGTCCAGGAAGAGCCGATACACCCCCTGTCGATACAGGATCGATTCCGCGTAACGCACGGACATGTCGCCGCGATAATAGCCGTGCCGCGCCTGCGGATAGTGGATGCGCTCGCGCTTGCGCTTGAGCCCCACCTCCACGTTGTCGCGCCACTTGTTGGGATCGAGTTCGGCGTCCATGGCCAGCCGGCGCGCGTCGTTCATGTGCCCGAAACCGGCGTGGTACGTGGCCAGGGTGAAGTACCAGCGGTCCTCTTCGTCCAGGTATTGGTAGCTGCGGTGGATCTCGGCCAGATGGGCCACGCCCGCGCGTATGTTCGTCTCCGGGTCGAGGAGGGCGGCCGAGTCGGCGTCGGAGAACCTGGGCAGCAGCTGCATCAGGCCCACCGCGCCGGCGCCGCTGTGGGCGTCGGGGTCGAACCGCGATTCCTGAAAGATCAGCGAGGCCACGAGAATCCAGTCCAGCCCGTGGCTCGCGCTGACCTCGCGGATCACGTCGTCCCAGGGAGAGAGCCTTCCCGTGCGGTCGGGCCGGAGCTCGTCCTGACGATAGTAGCGCACCTGGCGCGGGTCGTTGAAATACCTGTCTTCGAGCACGCCGTAGGCCTGGCTGCGCTTGGCGCCGTCGGGCGACGGCCGGTAGTGACGTCTCAGGAAACGATCCAGCGCGGCCTTCAGGTCGGGGCTGTTGCGTCTGACGACCCAGCACTGGGCCACTTCCCCGGTCAGGGCCGGGCCCAACCGCAGGTCAGGATGCATGATGCGCGCGGCCTCCACCGCCCTGGCGCTGGCCACGGTGGCGGTGATCTGTCCGCTGGCGACCCGGCGCAGGAGTTCTTCCTCGCTCCACCTGGGCCTGGCCGTCACGATGCGCAGTTCGAGCCCCCGCTCGTCCCGGATTTTGCGGAGCAGGTCCACCATCGGGGAGCGGGGCTGCACGTGGATGACGAGTCCGTTCAGGTCGTCGAGCGACGTCATCTCGCCCGCCGACGCGTTGAGCACGACGTGCTCCCGGGTATGGGCATAGGCTCTGGTCAGATCGCCGCGCCGCTTGAGATCGTTGCTGGCGGTGAAGCCGCCGGACACCAGGTCGCCCCGACCCTCGTTGAGCAGTGTGAACGGCCCCTCGCCGGGACCGGGCGTGACGACCTCCAGCCTCAGGTTCCACTCGCGGGCGAAGATCGCCGCCAGTTCGTATTCGAAGCCGGTCTCCTCGCCGTTGAGCACGAGGTACGAGGGGGGGCCGGGAAAGGTGATGATCCTCAGCACGCCCTCGGCCTGGATGTTCGACAGGTCCCTGTTCAGCTGCGGCGTCCAGACGCGCTTCACGACGTCGCCCGCGGCGGGCAGAGTGCGCGCGTCATCGACGGGCTGCTGGCAACCGGCCACGGCCAGGCTCAGCACGGCCACGATCCCCGCTCGACGGGCGAGGGATCGACCGGCGCAGGTATGTTTCGTCGCGATGGTCTTCATGGCCCGATGTTAACGGCAGCGCCGAGCGCGGGGAAGGCCGGAAGTCGTTGAAATCCGTGATCAAATCGGGACAAATGTACGGTATTATATATACTGGTGAAGATTGGTCATGTGCTCGCATGGTCGCCGCGGCGGCATCCCATTGGTGTGCCCGGGGAAGGCTGCGGGCTGTAAGGTGTCAATTTGCAGGAGGTTGAAAATGCACCGCAGGTTCCTCACACTCGTACTCTTGAGCGCGGCTCTCGTCGTATCCGGCTCTTCTTTCGCCGGGGGCCACGAAGGTTACGCCTTCCTGGATCGTCTGGATGAAGCCCGTGAATCCGGCGCCCTCTCGGCGGACGAGGCTCTGCTCTACAAGTTCTATTACGTGTTCGATCAGGACAAGCTGCCTGTCGACTACCGCCCGGACAGCTTTCCGCCCCTGAAGTGCGCCACGCCCCTGATCCAGGAATTCGAGCAGTCCCGCGGCTCACTGCAGGACGCCACGGTCGCCTCGGTGGAAGCCATGCTGGCGCCCAAGGGCGGCGACAAGGCCACGTACATCAGTCCGTCCGGGATCTTCCGCTTCACCTACCTGACGACCGGCGGCGACGCCGTGCCGTCGACCGACACCAATCCCGCCAACGGCATCCCGGATTTCGTGGAGTGGTGTGCCGGCTATATGGATTATTCCTGGGATTTCGAGATCACCACGATGGGCTTCACCGCGCCCCCGCTGAGCCCCTACTACGAGATGAACTTCGAGAGCATGGGCGCCTACGGCTACACGCAAGTCGTCACCGGCACGAGAACGCGGATCACGCTCCACAACACCTTCCTGGGCTTCCCGGCCAATGACGACCCCGAGGGCAACCAGAAGGGCGCCGCCAAGGTCACCTGCGCCCACGAGTTCAAGCACGCCTCCCAGCGCGCCCAGTCCGGCTGGTCCGAGGGCGGCTGGGTCGAGCTGGATGCGACCTGGATGGAGGACATCGCCTACGACGTGGTCAACGACTACTACAACTACCTCTGGTCGGGCTGCGGCATCACCTCCCCGCAGCTGTCCCTCGACGACGGGGGCAGCGGCTCCTACGAGGACTGCATCTGGCAGCACTGGATGAGCGAGACCTTCGGCAACCAGATCATCATCGACTTCTGGAACTGGCGTTCGTCGCATACGTCCCAGTTGGTGCTGTCCTCGTACAACGCCATCCTGGCCACGTACGGCTCCTCGCTGGCGGAGGGCTACGGTCTATTCAGCGGCTGGAACTTCCCCACCAACAT
Coding sequences:
- a CDS encoding transglycosylase SLT domain-containing protein — encoded protein: MAVLSLAVAGCQQPVDDARTLPAAGDVVKRVWTPQLNRDLSNIQAEGVLRIITFPGPPSYLVLNGEETGFEYELAAIFAREWNLRLEVVTPGPGEGPFTLLNEGRGDLVSGGFTASNDLKRRGDLTRAYAHTREHVVLNASAGEMTSLDDLNGLVIHVQPRSPMVDLLRKIRDERGLELRIVTARPRWSEEELLRRVASGQITATVASARAVEAARIMHPDLRLGPALTGEVAQCWVVRRNSPDLKAALDRFLRRHYRPSPDGAKRSQAYGVLEDRYFNDPRQVRYYRQDELRPDRTGRLSPWDDVIREVSASHGLDWILVASLIFQESRFDPDAHSGAGAVGLMQLLPRFSDADSAALLDPETNIRAGVAHLAEIHRSYQYLDEEDRWYFTLATYHAGFGHMNDARRLAMDAELDPNKWRDNVEVGLKRKRERIHYPQARHGYYRGDMSVRYAESILYRQGVYRLFLDLWTSSRQRPADDPSRLDYE